A stretch of Lactuca sativa cultivar Salinas chromosome 6, Lsat_Salinas_v11, whole genome shotgun sequence DNA encodes these proteins:
- the LOC111883163 gene encoding G-type lectin S-receptor-like serine/threonine-protein kinase SD2-5 gives MGSWGFFCFLVIFSFFSFSPQTCISSVRQNGKVNPGFEATQMKYIDNNGLFLISNSSIFGFGFNPNSDVTSFTLVIIHMTSSTIIWSANRGSPVGNSDKFLFDDDGNAYLQNNGRVVWSTNTAKNGVSAMELRDSGNLMLVKNDGGVVWESFSHPTNTLMSNQGFVKGMKLVSNLNNNLSFSLQIENKDLILSAEFKNSQPYWSMGKDKRRIINKSGGDANSATIEANSWRIYDENGIFLSQFVFADDSDANDTWIAVLEDDGFLKFHNLQSQITANPKIPGDSCSRPLACPPYLVCHDGNTCQCPSGLGQVNCKPEIDSSCNKSRISSSLVNAGENLSYFALGFVSPDSKTDLDGCKSSCLNNCTCVALFFDNNNGNCYLFDQIGSFEDAKNGANIESYVKVSDTQSDSSQGQNSKKQSTQMVIVVVAVVLSATLVIIGLVIVGIRYNRKMNTPIEDPDEISEEDNFLENISGMPVRFTYKDLQEATSNFTTKLGHGGFGSVYQGALKDGTQLAVKRLEGLGQGKKEFRAEVSIIGSIHHHHLVKLKGFCAESKHRLLVYEYMANGSLDRWIFGEFLLDFETRYSIAIGTAKGLAYLHEDCDVKIIHCDIKPENVLLDENFQSKVSDFGLAKLMTREQSHVFTTLRGTRGYLAPEWITNYAISEKSDVYSYGMVLLEIISGRKNYISPETSHFPAYASRMMEEGKVEILLDEKMKVDEKDERVVVAIRVALWCIQDDMNLRPSMTKVVRMLEGLSPVPAPPAIGQTGFFSSLSKPFSEFGTSSGPSDGNSDAYLSDLRVSGPR, from the coding sequence ATGGGGAGTTGGGGATTCTTTTGTTTCTTAGTTATCTTTTCCTTCTTTTCGTTTTCACCTCAAACATGCATATCAAGTGTTCGACAAAATGGCAAAGTGAACCCAGGATTCGAAGCGACTCAAATGAAATACATAGACAACAACGGATTATTCCTGATATCAAATTCATCGATTTTCGGATTCGGTTTCAATCCCAATAGTGACGTCACTTCATTCACTTTAGTCATCATTCATATGACCAGTTCAACGATCATCTGGTCTGCAAATCGAGGCTCCCCAGTCGGCAATTCCGACAAGTTTCTGTTCGACGACGACGGAAATGCTTATTTACAGAACAACGGGAGAGTCGTCTGGTCAACAAACACCGCCAAAAATGGCGTTTCCGCCATGGAACTGCGTGATTCCGGGAACTTGATGTTGGTTAAGAACGACGGTGGTGTTGTTTGGGAAAGCTTCAGCCATCCGACAAACACACTTATGTCAAATCAAGGTTTTGTTAAAGGGATGAAGCTCGTAAGCAATTTGAATAACAATTTGAGTTTTTCTTTGCAAATCGAGAATAAAGATCTGATTTTGTCGGCTGAGTTTAAGAACTCACAACCGTATTGGTCGATGGGGAAAGATAAAAGGAGAATCATCAACAAAAGCGGTGGAGATGCAAATTCTGCCACCATTGAAGCTAATTCATGGAGGATATATGATGAAAATGGAATCTTTCTTTCGCAATTTGTTTTTGCAGATGATTCTGATGCTAATGACACGTGGATTGCAGTTTTAGAAGATGATGGATTCCTTAAATTCCATAATCTCCAATCACAAATCACCGCTAACCCTAAAATTCCAGGTGATTCATGCAGCAGACCATTAGCTTGTCCGCCATATCTCGTTTGTCATGATGGGAACACCTGTCAATGTCCTTCTGGACTCGGTCAAGTTAACTGCAAACCGGAAATCGATTCTTCATGTAACAAGTCGAGAATTTCATCTTCTCTTGTCAACGCAGGGGAGAATCTGAGCTATTTTGCTCTAGGGTTCGTTTCGCCGGATTCCAAAACCGATTTAGATGGCTGTAAATCGTCGTGTTTGAACAACTGCACTTGCGTGGCTTTGTTCTTCGATAACAACAATGGAAACTGTTACCTGTTTGATCAGATTGGAAGCTTTGAAGACGCTAAAAATGGCGCGAATATCGAATCATACGTTAAGGTTTCAGATACTCAATCTGACTCTTCTCAGGGTCAAAATAGTAAGAAACAGTCGACACAGATGGTGATAGTAGTGGTTGCTGTAGTCCTATCAGCAACATTGGTTATTATCGGACTAGTAATCGTCGGAATTCGATACAACAGGAAGATGAATACTCCGATTGAAGATCCCGATGAAATCTCTGAAGAAGATAATTTCTTAGAGAACATATCTGGAATGCCTGTTCGTTTCACCTACAAAGATCTTCAAGAAGCAACGAGTAATTTCACTACAAAGCTAGGTCATGGCGGATTCGGTTCAGTCTACCAGGGTGCCCTAAAAGATGGAACTCAACTCGCGGTCAAGCGGCTAGAAGGGCTCGGGCAGGGGAAGAAGGAGTTCCGGGCAGAAGTGAGCATAATCGGAAGCATCCATCACCACCATTTGGTAAAACTCAAAGGATTCTGTGCAGAATCAAAGCATCGTCTTCTCGTTTACGAGTATATGGCAAACGGATCATTAGATCGATGGATTTTCGGCGAGTTTTTGCTCGATTTTGAAACGAGATACAGTATCGCAATCGGAACAGCGAAAGGATTAGCCTATCTTCACGAAGATTGCGACGTGAAGATCATTCATTGCGATATAAAACCAGAAAACGTCTTATTAGACGAGAATTTCCAATCAAAAGTTTCAGATTTCGGTTTAGCGAAGCTTATGACGCGAGAACAAAGCCATGTGTTTACGACATTGAGGGGAACTCGAGGTTACCTTGCTCCCGAATGGATCACGAACTACGCGATTTCAGAAAAGAGCGATGTCTACAGCTACGGAATGGTGTTGCTTGAGATTATCAGTGGCCGGAAAAACTATATCTCGCCGGAGACGTCACATTTTCCGGCGTACGCTTCGAGGATGATGGAAGAAGGTAAAGTTGAGATCCTGTTGGATGAGAAGATGAAAGTGGATGAGAAGGATGAGCGGGTGGTGGTGGCAATACGGGTGGCGTTGTGGTGTATACAGGATGATATGAATTTAAGGCCGTCGATGACGAAGGTGGTGCGGATGCTTGAAGGGCTGAGTCCGGTTCCGGCGCCGCCGGCTATTGGTCAGACCGGGTTTTTTTCGAGTTTGTCTAAACCGTTTAGTGAATTTGGTACTTCATCTGGGCCTTCAGATGGGAATAGTGATGCATATTTATCGGATCTTCGGGTTTCTGGGCCTAGGTAG
- the LOC111883147 gene encoding putative L-ascorbate peroxidase 6 produces the protein MSMTGFDLSFRHLCSPYITFRFEFPTQIRRKITCTAIRPTICSTSAPSTAVSDSNENQARTSYGRRMMISMIAFLLPFHQSMQHSSANANAADDLLFLQEEIRKVLTKGKAAGVLRLVFHDAGTYETNENSGGMNGSILYELDRPENKGLKKSLKIILEAKKMVEETQPVSMSVSVSDVIAVAGAEAVSLCGGPKIPVRLGRLDSMVPDPEGKLPEETLDAFGLKQSFKRKGFSTQELVALSGAHTLGSKGFGNPIIFDNSYYKVLLEKPWLSPGGMTSMVGLPSDRGLIEDDECLRWISKYADDQDLFFRDFKNAYIKLVNSGAKWRRPNS, from the exons ATGTCCATGACCGGCTTCGACCTGTCGTTCCGGCATCTATGCTCTCCATATATTACCTTCAGATTCGAATTTCCCACTCAAATTCGCCGGAAAATCACCTGCACCGCTATTAGGCCCACAATTTGCTCAACATCAGCTCCTTCGACCGCCGTTTCCGATTCAA ATGAGAATCAGGCTCGCACTTCATATGGCAGGAGAATGATGATTTCTATGATCGCATTTCTTTTGCCTTTCCATCAATCAATGCAGCATTCTTCAGCTAACGCTAATGCTGCAGA TGATCTACTCTTTTTACAGGAAGAAATAAGAAAAGTATTGACAAAGGGAAAGGCTGCTGGTGTTCTTCGTTTAGTTTTTCACGATGCAGGAACATATGAAACGAATGAAAATTCAg GTGGTATGAATGGCTCTATATTATATGAACTTGATAGACCTGAAAACAAAGGTCTTAAAAAATCTTTAAAG attattctggAAGCAAAAAAGATGGTGGAAGAGACACAACCAGTGTCAATGTCTGTATCAGTGTCTGATGTGATTGCTGTAGCCGGAGCTGAAGCTGTTTCTTTATGTGGAGGTCCAAAAATTCCTGTTAGATTAGGCCGATTAGACTCAAT GGTACCTGATCCCGAGGGAAAGCTTCCGGAAGAAACGTTGGATGCTTTTGGACTTAAACAAAGTTTCAAACGAAAAGGTTTTTC GACACAAGAACTTGTAGCATTATCTGGTGCACATACTCTTGGAAGCAAGGGATTTGGGAATCCGATTATTTTTGATAATTCATACTACAAAGTATTGTTGGAGAAACCATGGTTATCTCcag GAGGGATGACAAGTATGGTCGGTCTTCCTTCAGATCGTGGTCTCATTGAGGATGATGAATGCTTAAG ATGGATCTCAAAATATGCTGATGATCAAGATTTGTTCTTTAGAGATTTCAAGAACGCTTATATAAAACTTGTCAATTCTGGTGCAAAATGGAGGAGACCAAACTCATAG